The window GCTGGGTGTCTGTAAAAGATGGTGTGGAGATATCTGATGCTGCCCCACTTTCTGTGTGTTACTATTGGCTTCATTTCTGTCATTTACTACCAGTCTTTTCTCATAGAGGTGATCTTTTTGATGACAACTTCATTCTGGTTCTTTTGAAATAATGTTGCTCTTCTAAGTTACAGTGGATAAAACATGTGGCTTTTAGTTTCTTTCATTAACTGTAAAAATCACCATCTCAGAAACTCTCTAAAGGTGCTATTAGGACAACTGCAAGTTCTCCCAGCCCAGGAGAGAAATTGAATGCTTATTATAGTGGGTGACTTTAACATTCTTCTTCTGATgtaatttgtaaaaaaaaaaaaaaatccaccagaagaaaaaaataagaaaggagATATACTTcatgtggaaaaaaataaaaagcaaagtgaGTGTCACTCACTTTGACACTGGCACGTACATGCAAGTTTAGAAATTGAGACATTCAATTGTTAATAGGGCAACAAGTTGTTCTTGCTCTTAGCATATGTGTACCAATATTTCACATTGCAACTGTGAGTGGCTGTTTGGTGAATTATACACTTCTGCTTAAAGAAAAGCTGACAGTATATTGTGGACATGGTGTTTCTTTTAACCAAGAAGAGCAGTAAATGAGAATGTGTGTGTAATGTATGTGTAATCACATAGCCAAGCTCTGCACTTGTAAAGGTTTTTCTCTGTACAGCATCCTTTGATAGATTCTCCTGGAAGGGCCTTGGGAGCCTCTTTACCAAGTGATTGCGTTTTGTAGCTGGATTTGTCAGTTTGTTCTTCTCTTTTATCAGCTTGATGACCTCCCCTGATCATTTCTCTGACACATTTTGCAGTATATTTAAAAGATCTGATTTCTTTtgtgcttttcttttccctttcaagTGGGGTATATATAAAGTCCCATCCCATGAGTTCAGCAACATACTTATATGCATGAATACTTGAATGCTTAAATGCTTGTGGAAGCATTGGAATAAACTGGAATAAACCAGATGAGCTCTCTGCCTATATTTGATGCTTTGAGCAGGAGTTCTGCACAAATGTTCCAACAGGGAGGCAGGAAACATTGAGGTTGTCACCATCCTGTATGACCTGAATATGGCATGATTGCCATGGGACTTGGAGGCATGGCCATGTCACCACCGGCTTCAAAGGAGGGAAGGGATTTATGTGGAGATGCAAGATAAGGACACAAGAATGTGGCCTGGGATCAAAAACAGTCTGGAAATGACCAGTTCAACCATGGCTTGTGGCTGAGCTGCTGTAGTTGCTTTGTGAGCACCATTTCATCAGTCTAACAGTGAGGAGAAGTGAGAATCCAGGGTACCTTTCAAAGGAAACCTCTTGTAGCTCTGTGCAGCATTTCTATCACACACCTTTCTTCAGAGCTTCCATGGAAATGTTGGAGCATTAACCACAAAATAGAGAATTTCTTTCCACCTGACAGGTAAGCCAATAACTTCAGAACTTACTTCAAACCACAGTAGCGCACAAAAATAGAGAAAAGTGGTTCTGTTAAAcctatttttcttcctctcatTCACtacttatttaaaattatttgttcAATCACTGAAAAATCacacagaaagggaaaaaaatccctggaTTTATTTACTTGGTACATTTCTACCTGAACTTTTCCAGGTGCCTTGTGTTATGCAGAGCTTGGAACAAGAATCACCAAGTCTGGAGGACATTATATCTACATTTTGGAGACACTAGGGCCTCTGCCAAGCTTCTTATTCCTGTGGGCAGAGTTTTTTGCTATCAGGTAAGAGATTTGATTTGCTTGCCTCTTCCTGGATGCAGTGATAATTTAAAATACCAAAAGTTATGGCCCCAGGTAACAGTCCAGGCAGTTTGTAAAGGAAAGAGTTGAATGATTTTTCAAGATTTTTCAGTGATAAAAGGAAGATGACACAATGTGGAAATAGTTACAAATGTTGAATGTGTTCTGTACTTGAAGAATATTTCTCTTCTGCCCTGGCAGTTCCTATCCCCCAAGAGCTGAGGTATATTTCAGAGACTGGCAATAAATGCCAGATTTATTTCAGATCTTATGTTTTCAGTGTGAAACTTTTTTGGTTTCTTCAGATTCAGAAAGTGGAGACAACTTCCTGGCTTAGCCCCAAGCTAAATAATTTATAACATTGTGAACTACTTCCTTTTTTAACATTAAAAAGCAAGTCCTCACCTCTCAATAACCTGTATCCTTCATGTAAGCTTAGATGAGGCAGAACATATGAACTACACTTGCATTGCTCAGTATGATTAATCTCAACTTTTGCTTTCAAGTTGGAAATTAATCATTTTGCAGCATGTGGTTTTTAACCCATTTACTGAGAAAAACCCATGAGAGAAACTCGATGGGGATTCACCATCTGCATGGGTGATAGGATTAAGCCAGATGGGGAAACTTGCTCCCCTTCCCAAGTTTTGTGCAGTTTTACCTCCTGCCATTTTTCAGCCATGCTCAGAGCAGTTTGTGCTTGGTTCCCCCCACACTCCCCACTCCAGGCCTGCCAACAGTGCTGTGGTTTCCCTGGCATTTGGGCGCTACATGCTGGAGCCGTTCTTTGCCCCCTgtgctgcccctgtccctgcagtgaaGCTCGTGTCTCTCCTGGGCTACTGTAAGTACCAACATTTATGGGATTGTCCATCCTGGCCTCCCTGCCCTAGACTAGGAGCACTTGGGGTGTTATTTCCTTGATAGCTGTGGGATAAGACAGCTGTATTATCACCTCAGCTAAGTAAAATGTTCCAATTCAAGGTGATGGTGTTGGGCCACTATATTCTCTAGGAAGTGGAATGGGCCTCCCTGTTGGCCAGCTGGAGCCCTAGGTAGGGGGATTTTGCCAGGTGTGGGAGAAGAAACTCTCCATGTGTAATTGTGCAAAAGCCACATGAGCTGTGGGTGTAAGGCTCGAGGTTTTGGACTCCTCTCCTGGTGCATCCCGCCCGTGAAGCTGTCCTGCCTGCTCCAGACTGGTGTGGACTGGCACAGGGAATGCTGTGAAGTGGGCTGCTGAGATGTCCCACACCTTTCCCCCAGGCAGGTGTGGATCACCCAGCAGGAACCAGGTTCCTGCTCCCTTTTAGGAGTGTAAGTCAGCTCCCTCTTTAAACACTGTATACTGGACCAATGTTTCCTGGCATCTCTCATCCCAGGCATCCTCTCTAAGGCATAAAGATGCAGccttcccccagcatccccagggcagggagagctgctgtATTTTCTCCTGTGTGTATtgagcccaggctgcagctgtAGCAGTGTTGTTTCCTCTCCAGACACGGTCCTGACCCTCAATTCCTGGAGCGTCACCTGGAGTGCGCGGCTGCAGATGGCTCTCTCCGTCGTCAAACTCCTGGCCCTTGCGCTCATCATCGTGCCAGGGATGATGCTGCTGGCCCAGGGTAGGTGCTGCTGCTCCTATGGCTGAGGAGGGTGCTCCATGTGACCCCTGTCATGGCTTTTATCAGTGACAAGTGTGGTGCTCACTCAGCTGGCAGGAGCTCTCTCTGTCCATGTGCCAGATGTGAATTAGCTGGGAGCTGAGACCGGCACAGCTGGCACAAGCTGCATCATTGCACTGGGCTGGTGCACCTGGCTGCGGGGTACTTTCTCCAAAATTTAGTGGGTCTTAGTGCCAGAGGATGTGTGAACCTACCCAGGTCACCCTAACCTTCCTCTGGAGTCAGACTTGCCTATTTCCAGTGTAGCTCAAAATCTTTCCAAAGCAGCACATATTCGATGGACATTTAGGATATATGACAGCATCCCCTGTGCCAATCACAGCTGTGTAATGAGTTACAGCCCTTAGCTGAGCCCTGGTAATGGCATCTCTAACCCTTCTGTGGCACAAGCTAATGTTTTTTACCTCCAGATTGAGATTGGTGGTAATTCAGTGAATTTACAATGAACTTGGTACAGGATTTCATGCCCGTATGCAGAGTGGGGGAGATAAACCCTACCAGTAGGATCTTCTGTGAACCATACAAGAGTACTGGCTTTAATCCAAGCCTCAGTTTATAGAAAAGCCCAAGGCATTCCCACTCAAGGGATGAAGCCTGCTCCCTCTTCATGCTGTTACCTTCTTCTGCAGAGAAAACACCACAGGCAATGGGCTCTGTGTTCATGTTTCTTTCTGATGTCTggagctggctcctttgaacatGCAGAGCTTCCCTTGGGCTGGCTTCTGAACTAAAGGACTGCCCTGCAGCTAGGGATCCCCAGCCATTATTGTTAGGAATGCCTTCAAATGACAATCTGGAGCCCTGGCACCCGTCCTCTGGTGGGGAGGATAAATGCAGGTGACATCTGGAGGGAGAATTCACCAAGAGGCTCCAGTATGACAGGTTGTATTTAATGTGACTCACGGGGGACTGTAAATTGCTCATTAATGCATTGCAGGCAATAAATCCTTTTCATGCACTATCACTTACCAGCCATCATTTTGGAACATAAAAAAAATACCCCAATAGACCCACTCCTATATTTTGGGTTAGTTTTCTTCAAACCTATTTTCAAATTgacttaattttttcttttttttgctgctTAAAAATCAGTTTTGTGCTTTTACATAATTTTGCCTGATTGCTTTGCCTTGTGCTTCTTTGTTTAGATTGCACTTCTGTCCTTTCCTTTGCCATTACCTGCTCTTTGGCTCAGGCTTATATTAGAGATTTGCTGGGCCGGCGTTTCAAGCCCATGTGCCCAAATCTTGTCACTGAACTTCTTGCAGAAGCACCTCCACAGTAGTGGCCTGACTTTCTCCACATGCTCCATGCCATCTCACACCTTGCCTGGTAAATCCCAGCTAGGAAAGCTTCTCACCTTTTGAAGAGAGTTTATTATGGAAAATTGAACATAGATGTGGTACCAAACCTTGGGTTACCTGGATTTGAAAATATTGGGAATGCAATCCTTTCTGACTGTGTTTGAATGAGAGGCCAATTCAGAACGGCTCTCTTCCCTAAATCTTTTTGTTTTGATTTAGAGAAAATCctgactttgatttttttttttttttgttaagttttgttttgttgtttcaaGCAGAGAACTTGAAGGAAAATTAGGGGAGTTGGTAAATATCTCTACTTTGAGACACCTCTACTTTGGACATGTTATTTGCCTTGCACTCTGCCCTTTCCTGTGGGTGAGTGGTGGTGGGTCAGGCTGGCAGGTGTTGCTCCCACCCCCTCCTGCAGCTGGTTCCCATGCTCTGGCCAGCGCAGGGCTGGGGTCAgtgctccagcagcaggagcaggagggagcacaGCGAGAGCTGAGTTTGCTGCCTCGCTGGCTGCACCACATCAAAGGGGACTGTGTCTCCAGCTGCTGAGGGGGCTGGGGACTGAACATGGGGGTCAACCCAACAACTTAATTTTGGGCCTGAAGGAGGGAGAGGACAACATGGATCTGCTCGTCTCCATGATCTCCTGTTCCCACATCAGGGTCTGTTGGAAACAACTAGCTATTGTTGTTGCCCTTCCTGAAATGCCTACCCTAGCTGGACAAGGGatagattttttttggtttttaatatcACTGTAGGAAAGTAAACATATCAGCAACAACCCTGGAGTTAAAGCAATTAAATGAATTTGAATACCCTTCTCCAGGAAATCACAAACACTCTTCCCAGGCCTGGGCAAGAGGTACAAGGGATGTTATTCTACATGGAAGGAAGCCTGTCTCTGATGTTCTCCTGCTCTGTCTCCGTTGTTTATCTCCTCTGCAGGCCACACGGAGAACTTCCAGCATGCTTTTGACAGGCAGTCGCTGGTTCTGGATAAGCTCCCCCTGGCTTTCTATGCAGGCATGTTCGCATATTCCGGCTGGTAGGTGCGAGGGGAGGGCCCTTCCCGGGCGGCACACGGGTGCCCTCAGCATGACTGACTCTCACCCCGTCTCTTCCCATCGTGCAGGTTTCAGACCGGCTTTGTGCGCGAAGAGTTGGTCAAACCTGAACGGTAAGGCTGGCAGGAAGCTGCCCTGGGTACCGGCCTCGGGGCTCCCACACCTTTCCCAAGTGCAGCGCAGGAGGAATAGCTTTGTGGGTTCACCTGACTGCAATCAATTGTACAGCCAGATAAAATCTGCAGTAATGCCGTGCATAACAAGGGATAGCAGCTtgctctttgtgtgtgtgtgttcccctTCCTTGCAGAAATATCCCCCTGGCTGTCATCGTGTCTGTGATCACAGTAATTGTGGGATACATGCTCACCAACGTCTCCTATTACACAGTCCTGGGAACAGAAGATGTTCTGGCTTCTCCTGCTGTGGCTGTGGTCAGTTGTCATTGCTATTGTTATATCCGCAGTGTGGCCAGCTTGTGCTGTGGTCATGGCAAGTCTTTCAGAGATGGTTTTCCTATAAAATGCTTTATTGCTTTGTAATTTCTCTGGAATACTGGGCAACAGTAAATTCTTCTTGTTGTGGTGCCTAAAAGATAATGAAAAGTAACCTGGAGATGACAGTAGAAAAGGTGAGATTTATGACTACTATACTCCTTCAATGGAAGAAGTTTTCTTTTTTGCCCCTGATGTCACCTAGAGATCACCACGTGCTCCCTAAAGTTATGTTTGCTCTTCCTCCAGAGCTTTGTGCAGCGAGCCTTCAAAAGCCTGATCTCCGTGGTCCCTGTCCTTGTCGCACTGTCCTGCTTTGGAACCATGAATGGAGGGATCTTCACCTTTTCAAGGTCACATCCCTAAGGGTCTATTATGATTTTGGCTCATTGAATCAGAGGGAAGCATGACCAACCTGTGCAACTACCCATCCACACAGTGGCATTTTAGCCACTCTTGTGGGAAAAATAAGGCTTTTGACTCCCAGGTTGTCAGCTACAGGATGGTCCCTTTTGGCTAGGAGTCTACTTTTTCTATTTCTGACCAGATCCAGACTTTGGTACCCAGGACTGGTCACAAACAAAGATTTTTATCTTCTCCCTTACCCTTTAGTTTAAATCTCCAGTTTAAAGTGAAATTTCAGTGTTTCTGGTGAACTAAAGGCTTTGTTGATGTTGGCGGCTGCTCAGTGAGACTGAGTCTTCTTCCACTGGGTtcacccagctgtgctgctggagggcATGGGGTCCCTCTGTTGGGAGGCTCTCTAGGCAAACTCTCCCTTGAGAACTTTGCTTTGAAGTCAGTGAAATGTCATTGGGATGGGCTATTCCTAAAGCAATAGTCAAGGTTCAAGAAGTCTTGTTATAGCAATAAGAAAAGCTTTGTCCTATGGAAAAATAAACTTGCCAGCTTCACTGTCTGCCACACTGTGTCCTTATGGGAGCCTTGAAATTGGAGAGGAGGGCAGGCCTTAGGGACAAGATACTTACATTGTGCTGGTCCTGTGGAGCTGAGCAAACTCTCTGCAGTGGGTTTTGCTTCACAGCTTTGATTGCAAAGGGAAAAATGAGTTGATCTGAAAGGAATGTCTCATAGCCTGAAAGCTAATGAATTATCTGATCCACTACTCTGAAGTCCTGTGTTAAATACAGGTGTGGACTATCATTCCCATTAGCTGCTCCAGATAATTGTTTTCTTTGAGGATGAGAAGTCTCTTGGCGGCACAGAGGTTCTCAGTGTCCCCCACTGACCTTCTCTCCCCCATCCTGGCATCATTAACATAATCACTGCAGCAAGCCCATATAAACACTGATGGGGCCTCCCTGGCTGCCTGCCAGCCACACCCCTGCAAAGCCACAGAGACAGCAATAAAACCAGTTGTACACTTGTGCCCCAGCTGCTTGGGGCCCTGCTTCAGCCCAGCTGATGCTCTGGCATGGTTTGTTTGAGGATATTAAATTTCTAAAATTGGATGTGATTGTCTTCTCCCTAATTGCTCTCTCACAAGTCAAAGGAGGGATGCAAGCAAGGAACTCTCTGCTCTCATTTTGTAGCTGTTCTTGTGTGTAGCTGGTCTCTTGGCAGTATGACAAACTGTATTTTCCAACAGCTGACCAGAGGATTGGAAATCATCTGTCATTTGAGGAGATTGCACTTTATTTTTtctatatatgtacatataagaATATAGGCTTAAAAACTGACAATCCCCTTTCATAAACTCACCAGTTTCTCTTATAAAAAATTGAAGTTTGTGATCCCTCCACTTCCTTTTCACTGGAAAAATTAATTGCTTTTTTGATGGCAAGAGACTTTCTTACTCCTGTTTCCAGTCTGAGTTCATTCATGGCCACTTTGGACTTGCCCAAAGGTCTCTGCAGCTGAGGCACCCAAGGAGACCCTGCCACTGGCTCTGATGGTGGGCTCTGAACTGCACTGAACTGGTCTTGGCAGAGCTGTGGGAACTCAGCCTTGGTTTTCTTCCAAATGCCCCAGAaagtggagctctgagcaacttggtctagtggaagctgtccctgtccatggcggGAGGGTGggttccaacccaacccaaactttCTATGAAAGTGCAGCTAAAGGCAAAACTGTGGCCTCGAATAGCAGCAGACTTGTGCTGGGGAAGGGAGCGGGTGCCTTGATGCCTCAGGTCAGTCCAGTGACTCATCTCATTTATAATATGGCTGTAGAATGTTGATGTACAGGGCTCCCTGTCTTTTCCTAGGACTCTGTTTGTGGCTTCCAGGGAAGGGCAGTGGCCTCCTCTCTTCTCCATGATCCACATTCGAAGGCATACCCCCCTTCCTGCTGTCATGTTGATGGTAAGGAGATCTGGCTCTGTGTGACACGCTCTGTTCTTTTGCTGTCCTGGCTTTCTTGCAAGGACTGGATAAACTGAGGAGTTTTAGAGGGTGTTGGGACATTAAatttctcccagaaaaaaaaaagaaggcaggaTACAGGAAATGGCTGCAAAGTATTAAATCCCCTTGAGCCAGCAGTGGTATCCAAATGTACAACCTTGAAGTCCCTGCCTTATAACATTACACACCTTTTTTAAAAGTACAGTCCCTACAATCTGCCACAGGTGCTGCTTGATATTGCCCTATGAAAATAGCTCTGCCAGGCTTTGGCTATCTGGAAATTTAAAATTCCCAGGTGTGgtggaaatgcagggaatgagCATTTGTAGAGATGGTCTGGTCTCGTGTTTTGGtttgttcagggtttttttgtggcaatggtccagctccatcccaacTGTGGTGCAGTGTCTGTTGTAGCTTCACTGAGCTTGTAAAACCTTAGCAGATGTCATTGTAGATAGCCTGTGTACCAGCAGGGTAGGCTTTTGGATCATGCATGTTTTAATTGCCCTGGCTTGGACATGAAGCATCAAAGATGCTGCTGATCTTGGAATGATCACTCTTTTCTGTAGCACTACAGATCAATGCCTTTCATCTTTTGCCTTCAGTCTGTGTCACTGTTTTGTGAAACTCTCTGACCTCCAAAATGCTGGGGCTGTGAAG of the Melospiza melodia melodia isolate bMelMel2 chromosome 4, bMelMel2.pri, whole genome shotgun sequence genome contains:
- the LOC134417196 gene encoding cystine/glutamate transporter-like, which translates into the protein MGKDKKEEAVFLRKKITLLRAFSLLIGSMVGSGIFISPKGVLKNSGSVGFSLLVWFSCGLLSMFGALCYAELGTRITKSGGHYIYILETLGPLPSFLFLWAEFFAIRPANSAVVSLAFGRYMLEPFFAPCAAPVPAVKLVSLLGYYTVLTLNSWSVTWSARLQMALSVVKLLALALIIVPGMMLLAQGHTENFQHAFDRQSLVLDKLPLAFYAGMFAYSGWFQTGFVREELVKPERNIPLAVIVSVITVIVGYMLTNVSYYTVLGTEDVLASPAVAVSFVQRAFKSLISVVPVLVALSCFGTMNGGIFTFSRTLFVASREGQWPPLFSMIHIRRHTPLPAVMLMFPLVTAMVCIGDIYHLLNFFSFSRWLFIGLATLGLIVHRCRHPELHSPFQVPLFVPVSFTIICLFTVAMSFYSDPVNISIGCTIVLSGFPVYYLIIHRQMSDRCRNLFYYLTHKLQLLLEVVQQEIKTY